A window of the Bradyrhizobium ottawaense genome harbors these coding sequences:
- a CDS encoding efflux RND transporter permease subunit, which produces MNALISFALRQRVLVAIIFVAMLGAGAIAFTKLNIEAYPDPVPPLVDIVTQNPGQSAEEIERYITIPLEVQLAGIPNLKLMRTISLFGLSDIKLQFTYDYTYEEAEQKVLNRLAQVQQLPNSAQPQISPTSPIGEIMRYRLKGPAGFSLTDLKTVQDWILQRRFKAIPGVIDVTAFGGTTKAFDVTVDLARLQSYGVTLPQLVQTLNNSNVNVGGQTLNISEQSAVVRGVGLIRSIDDIKSAVLAQQNGLPVSVADVAEVTPGYQPRLGIVGKDDDNDIVQGIVLMRRGQQSLPTIQRVEAEIEKINASSILPPGVRIERIYDRKDLIKTTTETVLHNLMFGIVLVFVVQWMFLGNLRSAVIVAATIPFALFFAVAILLIRGESANLLSVGAIDFGLIVDATVIMVENIYRHLSERPLAAVQPSRSRRWKMAGSLATIFDAAREVNRSIFFSAAIIIVGFIPLFTLSGVEGHIFGPMAKTYAFALAGGLLATFTVSPALSALLLPEVVEEKETAVVLALRSVFAPVLRFAVPNRILTLGLALVLLLSAGLAARMLGLEFLPKLEEGNLWIRATLPSSYSLESGNEQVNRIRTVIGSYPEVETVVSQQGRPDDGTDATGFFNAEFFVPLLPADQWPKGANKDNLTKAMAEKLVSTFPGIEFNFSQYIQDNVQEAVSGVKGENSVKLFGNDLTELAGTAEKIKTAMANVPGITDLAVFNSLGQPTVQINIDRIKAARYGLASGDINTTVQTAIGGQAAGDLYEYGSDRHFPIRVRLAPDYRKNLETIRNITIGAPSPSGSGVIQIPLAEVATVELVSGASFVYREQQERYVPIKFSVRGRDLGSAVLEVQRKVIENVTLPPGYRLEWVGEFGNLQDAIERLKLIVPITIGLIALLLYLNFASVTDVLLALSVIPMAMIGGIFALLLTGTPFSISAAIGFIALFGISVMEGVILISYFNQLIEHGWGNKTDAVIHACAIRLRPVFMTSVAACVGLLPAAISTGIGSQVQKPLALVVVGGIVLAPALILIILPVLIDVFSRRQPIQSSAAPDQAPEAPATP; this is translated from the coding sequence ATGAATGCCCTCATCAGCTTCGCCCTGCGGCAGCGCGTTCTGGTCGCCATCATCTTTGTGGCGATGCTTGGGGCAGGAGCGATCGCTTTTACGAAACTCAATATCGAGGCTTATCCCGACCCGGTCCCGCCGCTCGTTGACATCGTCACTCAAAACCCCGGCCAGTCCGCCGAAGAAATCGAACGCTACATCACCATACCGCTGGAAGTGCAGCTCGCGGGAATCCCCAATCTCAAGCTGATGCGGACCATTTCGCTGTTTGGTCTTTCGGATATCAAGCTTCAGTTCACCTACGACTACACCTATGAGGAAGCCGAGCAGAAGGTCCTGAACAGGCTGGCTCAGGTGCAGCAACTGCCCAATAGCGCCCAGCCTCAGATCTCGCCGACCAGCCCGATCGGCGAAATCATGCGGTACCGGTTGAAGGGCCCCGCGGGATTCAGCCTCACCGACCTCAAGACCGTACAGGACTGGATCCTGCAACGGCGCTTCAAGGCCATTCCCGGCGTGATCGACGTCACCGCCTTTGGCGGAACGACGAAGGCCTTTGACGTGACCGTCGATCTGGCCCGGCTTCAATCCTATGGCGTGACCTTGCCCCAACTCGTCCAGACGCTGAACAACTCCAATGTCAATGTCGGCGGGCAGACCCTGAACATCAGCGAACAGTCGGCGGTCGTTCGCGGCGTCGGGCTGATCCGATCGATTGACGATATCAAGAGCGCGGTGCTGGCGCAGCAGAACGGCCTGCCGGTCTCGGTCGCCGACGTGGCCGAGGTAACGCCCGGCTATCAGCCGAGGCTCGGGATCGTCGGAAAGGATGACGACAACGATATCGTTCAGGGCATTGTGCTGATGCGCCGCGGACAGCAGAGCCTGCCGACGATCCAGCGCGTGGAAGCCGAAATCGAGAAGATCAACGCCAGCAGTATTCTGCCCCCCGGGGTCCGCATCGAACGGATTTACGACCGCAAGGATCTCATCAAGACGACGACGGAAACGGTTCTGCACAACCTGATGTTCGGCATTGTCCTGGTGTTCGTCGTACAATGGATGTTTCTCGGCAATCTGCGCAGCGCCGTCATCGTCGCCGCGACAATTCCCTTCGCCCTGTTCTTCGCCGTCGCTATCCTGCTGATACGCGGCGAATCCGCGAACCTGCTCTCGGTCGGCGCGATCGATTTTGGTCTGATTGTCGATGCGACCGTCATCATGGTCGAGAACATCTACCGCCACTTGTCGGAGCGTCCGTTAGCCGCGGTTCAGCCGAGCCGAAGTCGGCGCTGGAAGATGGCGGGGTCGCTGGCGACGATTTTTGATGCCGCGCGGGAAGTGAATCGATCGATCTTCTTTTCCGCTGCCATCATTATTGTCGGCTTCATTCCGTTGTTTACGCTAAGCGGCGTCGAGGGGCACATTTTCGGCCCGATGGCAAAGACCTATGCGTTTGCGCTTGCAGGCGGGTTGCTCGCGACATTTACGGTTTCGCCGGCGCTGAGCGCGCTGCTGCTGCCGGAAGTCGTCGAGGAGAAAGAGACCGCGGTGGTGCTGGCGCTGCGGAGCGTATTTGCACCGGTGCTCCGATTTGCGGTGCCGAACCGGATTCTGACGCTCGGGCTTGCGCTGGTCCTTCTGCTGAGCGCCGGCCTTGCGGCGCGCATGCTGGGGCTGGAATTCCTGCCCAAGCTCGAGGAGGGCAATCTCTGGATCAGGGCCACGCTGCCCTCCTCCTATTCGCTGGAGTCCGGCAACGAGCAGGTCAACCGTATCCGGACCGTGATCGGAAGCTATCCCGAGGTCGAGACCGTCGTCTCGCAGCAGGGCCGCCCTGACGACGGCACCGATGCGACCGGTTTTTTCAACGCAGAATTTTTCGTGCCGCTGCTGCCGGCGGATCAATGGCCGAAAGGCGCCAACAAGGACAACCTGACAAAAGCGATGGCGGAAAAACTTGTCAGCACGTTCCCCGGTATCGAGTTCAATTTCTCGCAATACATCCAGGACAACGTTCAGGAAGCCGTATCCGGCGTAAAGGGCGAAAATTCCGTCAAGCTCTTCGGCAACGATCTTACCGAGCTTGCCGGCACCGCGGAGAAAATAAAAACGGCGATGGCCAACGTGCCCGGAATTACCGATCTCGCCGTTTTCAACTCGCTGGGGCAACCGACCGTCCAGATCAATATCGACCGCATCAAAGCGGCCCGCTACGGGCTCGCATCGGGAGATATCAACACCACGGTACAGACGGCGATCGGCGGCCAGGCCGCCGGAGATCTCTACGAATATGGCAGCGACCGTCATTTTCCGATCCGGGTGCGGCTCGCGCCCGACTACCGGAAGAATCTGGAGACGATCAGGAACATCACCATCGGCGCGCCGAGCCCGAGCGGCAGCGGCGTGATTCAGATTCCGCTGGCGGAGGTCGCCACCGTGGAGCTGGTCTCGGGAGCCTCGTTCGTCTATCGCGAGCAGCAGGAGCGCTACGTCCCGATCAAATTCAGCGTACGCGGTCGGGACCTTGGCAGCGCCGTCCTCGAGGTTCAGCGCAAGGTAATCGAAAACGTCACGCTTCCACCAGGCTATCGGCTCGAATGGGTCGGCGAGTTCGGCAACCTTCAGGATGCCATCGAGCGGCTCAAGTTGATCGTACCGATCACGATCGGGCTGATCGCCCTATTGTTGTACCTGAACTTCGCCTCGGTAACCGATGTGCTGCTGGCTCTCAGCGTGATTCCGATGGCCATGATCGGCGGCATTTTTGCGCTCCTGCTGACGGGCACACCCTTCAGCATTTCGGCCGCCATCGGGTTCATCGCCTTGTTCGGAATTTCGGTGATGGAAGGCGTGATCCTGATCTCGTATTTCAATCAGTTGATCGAACACGGCTGGGGCAACAAGACCGATGCGGTAATCCACGCCTGTGCCATCCGGCTTCGGCCGGTCTTCATGACGAGCGTTGCCGCATGTGTGGGGCTATTGCCGGCCGCGATATCGACCGGAATCGGTTCGCAGGTCCAAAAGCCGCTGGCCCTCGTCGTGGTCGGCGGGATCGTGCTGGCCCCTGCCCTGATCCTGATTATTTTGCCGGTCCTGATTGACGTTTTTTCACGCCGGCAGCCCATCCAATCCTCGGCCGCCCCCGATCAGGCACCTGAGGCTCCGGCTACCCCATGA
- a CDS encoding amidohydrolase family protein produces MLTRRSMMLASIAAGVTMNSKTASAKAAQPATPVNFEIPAGACDCHTHIHGDPEKFPFFAGRVYTPELASPEEMSALHKALNIERVVIVTPSVYGPDNSSTLYGMMARGASARGVAVIDDKTPETDLDTMQKRGFRGIRLNLATGGVNDPTVGRPRFSAAVERVKARGWHVQLFTSLSMISAIKDLVAASPVPVVFDHFGGAQAALGVGQPGFADLVELVKSGKAYVKISGAYRASKLGPDYADAAPLAQALIAANADRIVWGTDWPHPDSVTPADRKVTDVTPLFQIDDGRLLNQLPVWAPAAAIRKKILVDNPMRLYGFS; encoded by the coding sequence ATGCTGACGCGACGCAGTATGATGCTTGCCTCCATTGCGGCCGGAGTAACCATGAACAGCAAGACCGCATCCGCCAAGGCGGCGCAGCCGGCGACGCCGGTGAATTTCGAAATTCCCGCCGGCGCCTGCGACTGTCATACCCATATCCACGGCGATCCCGAGAAATTTCCGTTCTTTGCCGGCCGCGTCTACACGCCGGAACTGGCCTCGCCCGAGGAAATGTCGGCACTGCACAAGGCGCTGAACATCGAGCGCGTGGTGATCGTGACGCCGAGCGTCTACGGACCGGACAATTCATCGACCTTGTACGGCATGATGGCGCGCGGCGCTTCCGCACGCGGCGTCGCCGTGATCGACGACAAGACGCCGGAGACCGATCTCGACACCATGCAGAAGCGGGGCTTTCGCGGTATCCGCCTCAATCTGGCAACCGGCGGCGTCAACGATCCGACCGTCGGCCGGCCGCGCTTCTCGGCCGCGGTCGAGCGCGTGAAAGCGCGCGGCTGGCATGTGCAGCTCTTCACCAGCCTTTCGATGATCTCCGCGATCAAGGACCTGGTCGCGGCCTCCCCCGTCCCTGTCGTGTTCGATCATTTCGGCGGCGCGCAGGCAGCGCTTGGGGTCGGCCAGCCGGGTTTTGCGGACCTCGTGGAACTGGTGAAATCCGGCAAGGCCTATGTGAAGATCTCCGGCGCCTACCGGGCATCGAAGCTCGGGCCTGACTATGCCGATGCCGCCCCGCTCGCCCAGGCGCTGATCGCAGCGAACGCCGACCGCATCGTCTGGGGCACCGACTGGCCGCATCCGGATTCGGTGACGCCGGCGGACAGGAAGGTCACCGACGTCACGCCGCTGTTCCAGATCGACGACGGCCGGCTGCTCAACCAGCTCCCGGTATGGGCGCCGGCCGCCGCGATCCGCAAGAAGA